Proteins from a single region of Chrysemys picta bellii isolate R12L10 chromosome 9, ASM1138683v2, whole genome shotgun sequence:
- the LPAR4 gene encoding lysophosphatidic acid receptor 4, protein MGNHSNNHTCLTDDSFKYNLYGAVYSVVFILGLITNCASLFVFCFRMKMRSETTIFMTNLAVSDLLFVFTLPFKIFYNFNRHWPFGDTLCKISGTAFLTNIYGSMLFLTCISVNRFLAIVYPFRSRTIRTRRNSAIVCAGVWILVLSGGILASLFSTTNVSSTSTTCFEGFSKIVWKTYLSKITIFIEVVGFIIPLLINLTCSSLVLRTLRKPATLSQIGTNKEKVLKMIIVHVAIFVVCFVPYNSILFLYALVRSQAIANCSLERFARTMYPITLCIATMNCCFDPFIYYFTSESFQKSFNIHSQIQMDSISKTETPLTMKIALPAIQEEVNDQAITNGGDPTAESHF, encoded by the coding sequence ATGGGAAACCACAGCAATAATCATACCTGTTTGACAGATGATTCCTTTAAATACAACCTGTATGGAGCCGTATACAGCGTGGTATTCATCCTTGGCTTGATCACAAACTGTGcctctttgtttgttttctgctttCGAATGAAAATGCGAAGCGAGACAACTATTTTCATGACAAACCTTGCCGTCTCTGACTTGCTCTTTGTATTCACtttgccttttaaaatattttataatttcaacaggCACTGGCCCTTTGGGGACACTCTGTGCAAGATTTCAGGGACTGCATTTCTCACCAACATATATGGCAGTATGCTGTTCCTCACCTGCATTAGTGTCAACCGTTTCCTGGCTATTGTCTACCCATTCAGATCTCGTACCATTCGGACAAGGAGAAATTCAGCCATTGTGTGTGCAGGAGTCTGGATACTAGTCCTCAGTGGAGGAATTTTAGCTTCATTGTTCTCCACAACCAACGTCTCCAGCACTAGCACAACCTGCTTTGAGGGTTTTTCCAAAATTGTTTGGAAGACCTATTTGTCTAAGATCACTATATTTATTGAAGTGGTAGGATTCATAATTCCTTTGCTAATCAACCTCACATGCTCTTCACTGGTTCTGAGGACTCTCCGGAAACCTGCTACATTATCTCAGATTGGGACAAACAAAGAGAAAGTACTAAAGATGATTATTGTGCATGTGGCCATTTTTGTAGTATGCTTTGTGCCCTACAATTCCATACTTTTCTTATATGCTCTTGTGCGATCTCAAGCCATAGCAAACTGCTCTTTGGAGAGATTTGCTAGGACAATGTACCCAATCACATTATGCATTGCAACAATGAATTGCTGCTTTGACCCCTTCATTTACTACTTCACATCAGAATCTTTTCAAAAGTCTTTCAATATACACTCCCAAATACAAATGGACTCCATTTCCAAGACTGAAACACCTCTAACAATGAAGATTGCACTGCCTGCAATACAGGAGGAAGTGAATGACCAGGCTATTACAAATGGAGGTGATCCAACTGCTGAATCACATTtctaa